From a region of the Halomicrobium mukohataei DSM 12286 genome:
- a CDS encoding extracellular solute-binding protein codes for MTDHTRRGFLTVAGSATAATVAGCSGTEAIGGGGGETYEVGHGDYQTTVSESDFPSDRLYIYAVQTGWSNWGAVMDAFDERYGVELNDDQRTSGEALTHIRSNAENPTHSAYNGGYSFGITAMEEGFTTDYKPANWDAVPPDLKTDNGHLTATRQMTTAVTYRKDIYEERGLGEPESWEDFKHPDAAKDFCVTPPHSANGLATALSINNAYGGTMDDLGPVVEYYDDIAQKGADVRRNITGDFTSGEVSAVAQYDYTALEMKYNHEEVPAENVGVAILPGPEGDAGAMNIPYGYGMLDGAPNPETAKLFMDFVLSLEGQRLFFDAFVRPIRAGELEMPDEFPDQTTYEAAEFTVDQLDLVERQESIIDQVTSESDIPGIQG; via the coding sequence ACGGTCGCAGGGTGTAGCGGCACCGAAGCCATCGGCGGCGGTGGCGGCGAGACCTACGAGGTCGGCCACGGGGACTACCAGACGACCGTCAGCGAGAGCGACTTCCCCTCGGACAGACTCTACATCTACGCCGTCCAGACGGGGTGGTCGAACTGGGGTGCCGTCATGGACGCCTTCGACGAGCGGTACGGCGTCGAGCTGAACGACGACCAGCGTACCTCCGGCGAGGCGCTCACACACATCCGATCGAACGCCGAGAACCCCACCCACTCGGCGTACAACGGCGGCTACTCGTTCGGTATCACCGCCATGGAGGAGGGGTTCACCACGGACTACAAGCCGGCCAACTGGGACGCCGTTCCGCCGGATCTGAAGACGGACAACGGCCACCTCACCGCGACCCGGCAGATGACGACGGCGGTCACCTACCGCAAGGACATCTACGAGGAGCGCGGGCTGGGCGAGCCCGAGAGCTGGGAGGACTTCAAACACCCCGACGCCGCCAAGGACTTCTGTGTGACCCCGCCCCACTCGGCCAACGGGCTGGCGACGGCGCTGTCGATCAACAACGCCTACGGCGGGACGATGGACGATCTGGGACCGGTCGTCGAGTACTACGACGACATCGCCCAGAAGGGGGCAGACGTGCGTCGCAACATCACCGGCGACTTCACCAGCGGCGAGGTCTCGGCGGTCGCTCAGTACGACTACACCGCCCTGGAGATGAAGTACAACCACGAGGAGGTGCCCGCGGAGAACGTCGGCGTCGCGATCCTGCCCGGCCCCGAGGGCGACGCCGGAGCGATGAACATCCCGTACGGCTACGGCATGCTCGACGGCGCACCGAATCCGGAGACGGCGAAGTTGTTCATGGACTTCGTTCTCTCACTGGAGGGCCAGCGGCTGTTCTTCGACGCGTTCGTCCGCCCGATCCGGGCCGGCGAGCTGGAGATGCCAGACGAGTTCCCCGACCAGACGACCTACGAGGCGGCGGAGTTCACCGTCGACCAACTGGATCTCGTCGAGCGACAGGAGTCCATCATCGATCAGGTGACCTCGGAGTCGGACATTCCCGGCATCCAGGGGTAA
- a CDS encoding ABC transporter permease, whose product MSTTTWFELSAARDTLTPETERDRRRRRILVLCAPFLVLAAVAAFVPLATMIRMSVSADRFANVGFSVSAWRTLATDPLYRRVAVNTLWFAAATSAVSVALGVAVSHAFAKYSLPFERVLVSVVSFPIALPGIVVAFMVVALLGRQGLVTNAVAFFSGQGPIDLATATTVTGLFVGYVYSLLPRATMVLRGTYAEVNTDAEQAARALGADPLRTFYYVTLPEIRPGIVAALLLTFRTALAIFGTVLVLQGLNVATLQLSQVISVGYESQIAASIGLVYFAFILAVTFVGLRYTEADVIRR is encoded by the coding sequence ATGAGCACCACCACCTGGTTCGAACTGTCTGCCGCCAGAGACACCCTCACACCCGAGACCGAGCGCGACCGGCGACGGCGGCGCATCCTCGTCCTGTGTGCGCCCTTCCTCGTCCTGGCCGCGGTGGCCGCGTTCGTCCCGCTGGCGACGATGATCCGGATGAGCGTCTCCGCGGACCGGTTCGCGAACGTCGGGTTCTCGGTGTCGGCCTGGCGGACGCTGGCGACGGACCCGCTGTATCGACGGGTCGCCGTGAACACGCTCTGGTTCGCCGCGGCGACGAGCGCCGTCAGCGTCGCGCTGGGCGTCGCGGTGTCACACGCGTTCGCGAAGTACTCGCTACCCTTCGAACGCGTGCTCGTCTCGGTGGTCTCGTTCCCCATCGCGCTCCCCGGAATCGTCGTCGCGTTCATGGTCGTCGCCCTGCTGGGCCGACAGGGACTTGTGACGAACGCGGTCGCGTTCTTCAGCGGTCAGGGGCCGATCGACCTGGCGACCGCGACGACCGTGACGGGGCTGTTCGTGGGGTACGTCTACTCGCTGCTCCCGCGGGCGACGATGGTCCTGCGCGGGACTTACGCCGAGGTCAACACCGACGCCGAGCAGGCGGCCAGAGCGCTCGGTGCCGATCCGCTTCGGACGTTCTACTACGTCACGCTGCCCGAGATCCGTCCCGGGATCGTCGCCGCGTTGTTGCTCACGTTCCGGACGGCACTGGCGATCTTCGGCACGGTCCTGGTCTTGCAGGGGTTGAACGTCGCGACGCTCCAGCTCAGTCAGGTGATCTCGGTCGGCTACGAGAGCCAGATCGCCGCCAGCATCGGGCTGGTGTACTTCGCGTTCATCCTCGCGGTCACGTTCGTCGGCCTGCGCTACACCGAAGCGGACGTGATCCGGCGATGA
- a CDS encoding ABC transporter permease gives MTTLRTPQSLGKAAVTLVTGLVLAVLVVPIAVTFVSSFAQSATGVVPTGFVTAEHWRTALGLTDVGARRGIGSGLWFSVLLATGGMVVNLVVGVPIAYALTRYEFRGREWLNTLAVLPLVPGIILGIAFLRTYPDNAGTAFGLVVGYALLKSPYMVLTVQSAFQSMDLRQLEESARSLGASWPRTFVTVIVPNARGGILAGSIITWTLAAAEFNFTYMVYTRGPRPFSLFLYENISRAPFLQSAAAISMYFCLVVAAILVLQTVGRHGFTTT, from the coding sequence ATGACGACGCTCCGGACGCCCCAGTCGCTCGGGAAGGCCGCGGTCACGCTGGTGACGGGACTCGTCCTCGCGGTACTCGTGGTCCCGATCGCGGTGACGTTCGTCTCCTCGTTCGCACAGTCGGCCACCGGTGTCGTTCCCACCGGCTTCGTCACCGCCGAACACTGGCGGACGGCGCTCGGCCTGACCGACGTGGGCGCGCGCAGAGGGATCGGCTCCGGCCTGTGGTTCAGCGTCCTCCTGGCGACCGGCGGGATGGTCGTCAACCTCGTCGTCGGCGTGCCGATCGCCTACGCGCTGACCCGCTACGAGTTCCGGGGCCGAGAGTGGCTGAACACGCTCGCGGTCCTGCCGCTCGTGCCGGGGATCATCCTCGGAATCGCGTTCCTGCGAACCTATCCCGACAACGCCGGGACGGCCTTCGGACTCGTCGTCGGCTACGCGCTGCTGAAGTCGCCGTACATGGTGTTGACCGTCCAGAGCGCGTTCCAGTCGATGGATCTCCGCCAACTCGAAGAGAGCGCCCGCTCGCTCGGAGCGTCGTGGCCCCGAACGTTCGTCACCGTCATCGTCCCCAACGCCAGGGGCGGGATCCTCGCGGGCTCGATCATCACGTGGACGCTGGCCGCTGCGGAGTTCAACTTCACCTACATGGTGTACACCCGCGGCCCACGGCCCTTCTCGCTGTTTCTCTACGAGAACATCAGTCGCGCTCCGTTCCTGCAGTCGGCGGCGGCCATCTCGATGTACTTCTGTCTCGTCGTCGCCGCCATCCTCGTGCTACAGACCGTCGGCCGACACGGATTCACTACGACATGA
- a CDS encoding ABC transporter ATP-binding protein: MVAVELDGVGKTYGDEVAVEGLDLTVADGEILGVVGPSGCGKTTTLRTIAGFETPTAGRVRFADEDVTHVPPERRNVGLVFQSYALFDNMSVLANVAFGPKMQGVEKTERRDRAMELLELLDIAELADRAPETLSGGQQQRVGLARALAIEPNILLLDEPMTGLDAKLKDRLRREIGSLLDELGVTALYVTHDQEEAMAMCDRIAVLNDGRLEQVGTPREIYESPANEFVAGFVGSANLLDAQLDDGTVDLGFTRLHAVTDDTSGNATVVVRPDDIAVGSGSIPVTIREYQYLGETTSAVGELPDGQQLRLRLNGTAEETTVGTTVSVAIDPDGVAVVDTA; the protein is encoded by the coding sequence ATGGTCGCCGTTGAACTCGACGGCGTGGGCAAGACCTACGGCGACGAGGTCGCGGTCGAGGGGCTCGACCTGACCGTCGCCGACGGCGAGATCCTCGGCGTCGTCGGCCCCTCGGGCTGTGGCAAGACGACGACGCTGCGGACGATCGCCGGCTTCGAGACGCCGACGGCCGGTCGGGTCCGGTTCGCCGACGAGGACGTGACCCACGTCCCACCAGAGCGGCGAAACGTCGGGCTCGTGTTCCAGTCGTACGCGCTGTTCGACAACATGAGCGTCCTCGCGAACGTGGCGTTCGGCCCGAAGATGCAAGGCGTCGAGAAGACCGAGCGACGGGACCGCGCCATGGAGCTGCTGGAGCTGCTCGACATCGCCGAACTCGCCGACAGAGCGCCCGAAACCCTCTCCGGCGGACAACAGCAGCGGGTCGGGCTGGCGCGTGCGCTCGCGATCGAGCCGAACATCCTCCTGCTGGACGAGCCCATGACGGGGCTGGACGCCAAGCTCAAGGATCGGCTCCGGCGCGAGATCGGGAGCCTGCTCGACGAACTGGGCGTCACCGCGCTGTACGTGACCCACGACCAGGAGGAGGCGATGGCGATGTGTGACCGGATCGCGGTGCTGAACGACGGCCGCCTGGAACAGGTCGGAACGCCTCGCGAGATCTACGAGTCGCCCGCAAACGAGTTCGTCGCCGGATTCGTCGGCTCGGCGAACCTACTCGACGCACAGCTCGACGACGGCACGGTCGATCTGGGGTTTACGCGGCTGCACGCGGTCACGGACGACACGAGCGGGAACGCGACGGTCGTGGTCCGACCCGACGACATCGCGGTCGGCAGCGGTTCGATCCCGGTGACGATCCGGGAGTACCAGTACCTCGGTGAGACGACCAGCGCCGTCGGCGAGTTGCCCGACGGACAGCAGTTGCGCTTGCGCCTGAACGGCACCGCCGAGGAGACGACCGTCGGGACCACGGTTTCGGTCGCGATCGACCCCGACGGCGTCGCCGTCGTCGACACCGCCTGA
- a CDS encoding DUF6498-containing protein codes for MPSTSSEHLPTAAGFVPVALANLVPLVGVVRLGWEPETLVIVYTLEVLFAFPLAGVKALFAQQPPRTDHEGSTVISVSDELTRKRGSVTVVPWLPPVYPRNVPFALAVGGVAAWFGIAIGVVVNETIPITAVVSRPEVLLSVGTLVVGQTVETWRDLRNGHHETTTPYAVIETPARQAFFLAFVLFVVPVTAVAGTGATLGVFVVVKILVEWSGYRASHGDGGRLTGWLSGPDESGREREVDGVPKGEPDARVRTDDRAVLYTGALRALSERAPVYATSFVIVWLFSLVILGGEEPSREVALGSGLVLVCLFVALLALRVGTFYLRYGPLEYRRYDDRIVAYDSLLDEPQWWASIGSLRDAEVASDRLPDRLLGTRTVSLAAGWGDDPRRSLGPVADAEALVTAFDLPVRTTALAPIDRRVAAVVAGCVGVIVLAPVAVVLVPALSSSTALLYGVFVLPFATLTLRGLWKRAYPESSTAAGSDV; via the coding sequence ATGCCCTCCACGAGCAGTGAGCACCTGCCGACAGCGGCGGGGTTCGTTCCGGTCGCCCTCGCGAATCTGGTCCCGCTGGTCGGTGTCGTCCGACTGGGCTGGGAGCCAGAAACGCTGGTGATCGTCTACACGCTGGAAGTGCTGTTCGCGTTCCCGCTGGCGGGCGTGAAGGCGTTGTTCGCACAGCAACCGCCGCGGACCGACCACGAGGGGTCGACCGTGATCAGCGTTTCGGACGAGCTGACCCGAAAGCGCGGGAGCGTCACGGTGGTCCCGTGGCTGCCGCCGGTCTACCCGCGGAACGTGCCCTTCGCCCTCGCCGTCGGCGGTGTCGCCGCGTGGTTCGGGATCGCCATCGGCGTCGTGGTCAACGAGACGATCCCGATCACCGCGGTCGTCAGCCGCCCCGAGGTCCTGTTGAGTGTCGGCACACTGGTCGTCGGCCAGACCGTCGAGACCTGGCGGGACTTGCGGAACGGACACCACGAGACGACCACGCCGTACGCGGTGATCGAGACGCCGGCCCGGCAGGCGTTTTTCCTGGCGTTCGTCCTGTTCGTCGTCCCGGTGACGGCCGTGGCCGGCACGGGTGCGACGCTTGGCGTGTTCGTCGTCGTCAAGATCCTCGTGGAGTGGTCGGGCTATCGAGCGAGCCACGGCGACGGCGGGCGACTTACCGGGTGGCTCTCCGGACCCGACGAGTCGGGCCGTGAGCGAGAGGTCGACGGCGTGCCCAAGGGTGAGCCCGACGCGCGCGTTCGGACGGACGACCGCGCGGTGCTGTACACCGGCGCACTCCGGGCGCTGAGTGAGCGAGCCCCCGTCTACGCGACGTCCTTCGTCATCGTCTGGCTCTTCTCGCTCGTGATCCTCGGCGGGGAGGAGCCGTCCCGAGAAGTCGCGCTCGGCTCCGGTCTCGTCCTGGTCTGTCTGTTCGTCGCGCTCCTGGCGTTGCGTGTCGGGACGTTCTACCTCAGGTACGGGCCGCTCGAATACCGTCGGTACGACGACCGAATCGTGGCGTACGACAGCCTGCTCGACGAGCCCCAGTGGTGGGCCTCGATCGGGTCGCTGCGCGACGCCGAGGTCGCGTCCGATCGGCTCCCAGACCGGCTGCTGGGGACGCGCACGGTCTCGCTGGCGGCGGGCTGGGGCGACGATCCGCGGCGCTCGCTCGGACCCGTCGCCGACGCCGAGGCCCTCGTGACGGCGTTCGACCTGCCCGTCAGGACGACGGCACTCGCGCCCATCGATCGGCGGGTAGCCGCCGTCGTCGCGGGCTGTGTCGGCGTGATCGTCCTCGCTCCAGTGGCCGTCGTGCTCGTGCCGGCACTGTCCTCGTCGACGGCGCTGCTGTACGGGGTGTTCGTGCTGCCGTTCGCCACCCTCACGCTGCGGGGACTCTGGAAACGAGCGTATCCAGAGTCGAGCACAGCGGCCGGGAGCGACGTGTAG
- a CDS encoding universal stress protein — MFDDILVPTDGSTCAAVALSAAEEVAKRYGATIHLLSVADSRIEDHTVGDESQHAAHETIVRDASEDLSAEIGVVEAVERGLPHEVIVEYADEASVDLVVMGTHGRTGVQRYVLGSVTEKVLRLAETPVLTVREADADERPTPFEDVLIPTDGSDAANAAIGPALDIAGAYDASVHALSAIEPLSMGVDVRSHVIVEALEERAQSAVDDVAERAANASLGPIETAVEFGDPYRQIRTYVEENDIDLVVMGTHGRSGVERFLLGSVTEKLVRTSSAPVMTVRRPENSGS; from the coding sequence GTGTTCGACGACATCCTCGTTCCGACGGACGGCAGTACCTGTGCAGCGGTCGCGCTCAGCGCCGCCGAAGAGGTAGCGAAGCGATACGGAGCGACGATTCATCTCCTGTCCGTGGCCGATTCACGGATCGAGGACCACACCGTCGGCGACGAGAGTCAGCACGCGGCACACGAGACGATCGTTCGCGACGCCAGCGAGGATCTCTCGGCAGAGATCGGCGTCGTAGAAGCAGTCGAGCGGGGACTGCCACACGAGGTGATCGTAGAGTACGCCGACGAGGCGTCGGTCGACCTCGTGGTCATGGGCACGCACGGGCGGACCGGCGTCCAGCGATACGTGCTGGGCAGCGTCACCGAGAAGGTGCTCCGGCTGGCCGAGACGCCCGTGCTCACGGTCCGGGAAGCGGACGCCGACGAGCGCCCGACGCCCTTCGAAGACGTGCTGATCCCGACCGACGGCAGCGACGCCGCGAACGCGGCGATCGGTCCGGCCCTCGACATCGCCGGTGCGTACGACGCCAGCGTCCACGCGCTCTCGGCGATAGAGCCGCTGTCGATGGGCGTCGATGTTCGGTCACACGTCATCGTGGAGGCACTCGAAGAACGGGCCCAGTCGGCCGTCGACGACGTGGCCGAGCGAGCCGCGAACGCGTCGCTCGGACCGATCGAAACCGCCGTCGAGTTCGGCGATCCGTACCGACAGATCAGGACCTACGTCGAGGAGAACGACATCGATCTGGTCGTCATGGGCACCCACGGCCGAAGCGGCGTCGAGCGGTTCCTGCTGGGCAGTGTCACCGAAAAGCTCGTCCGAACGTCGTCGGCTCCCGTGATGACCGTGAGACGGCCAGAGAACAGCGGGAGTTAG